The genome window acagcaggaggaagaacaggagcagTCGTATTGAGAGGAACAAGTGGAAGAAACAGCGGTAGTTGTTAGCGGTGGATGAACAGTAGCAGTCCTGTGGTGGGGAGCAGGTAGCAGGAGCAGTGGACGGCAGCGGAGATATTGTAGCAGCAGAgcagtagtagcaggagtagtagttATAGGTCACTGTCACATGGTATCACTACATCGTTGGTTTGTCAGGTAACTACGATAACGCTAGAAATGGAAGtaacagcagtagtggtagtggtagtggtggtggtggtagtggtagtaggtcaCTGTTTCATTCCGTCACTGCTTCCCTCCATTTAAATCACTGTGTTCCTCTGtgctctatttctctctctctctccctccgtcacaCCTTCACCtagaccaactgactgactggcctccTGCACTCACTCAGGTGTTCACTCAAAtggctacacacacgcacataaacacacacacacacacacacacacacacacacacacacacacacacacacacacacacttacacatgtACAGAAATTCGTCTTTTTTAATTAGCAATATCCTCAAGGTCTTTCCACCAGCAACTGCATATATTTTTCCGTAATTTGTTTCAGTGATGAGTGTGTTCAGTGTGCACACATGTAGGTATATACGTAGGGTGTTGAAACATGGCTCTTCTAGTGTGATGAAGTGCATCCACcgaccttgccttccctccccccccgccccctacctcccccctttcacctgtctccctttccctcacactTTAGAGTTACAcctgtgccgagagagagagagagagagagagagagagagagagagagagagagagagagagagagagagagagagagagagagagagagagagagagagagagagagagagagagagagagagagagagagagagagagagagagagagagagagagagagagagagcattatttaAGTAGTAATATATAAAAGGCACGTCTCTATGTCTATATGCCTCTCCATTACGCATAGGTCATAATTATCAATAGTATAATAgatattgttatttatttattgtcaAAACAAATACACGCGAGGTTATTGTGCACACGAtgttatatttgtgtgtgtgtgtgtgtgtgtgtgtgtgtgtgtgtgtgtgtgagtgtgagtgtgagtgtgtttgtaagtgtgtgtgtcagaggaaCTTCATATTCATtactcttcgtcttttcctccttattcttcatctcctttccttctccttctcctcctcctcctccctcttctccctgcctttccttctgtGCCAtaatgtcttttccttcttttcttcttatcctcctctttttcctggtGTCCTTATGTCCTATTCTGTCTTTCTTctgctgtcttcttcctcttgtcttcgtgcgatcttcttttgttttctttttaaagtCCCGGTTTGTTCATGGGTTCTGTTCGTCTTCaatagggaaaggagaatgggtgTCAATACAATCATCATTTTAATTCGATTTTTACCCAGTCTGGTACTtatgttttcctcttgtttctaatCTCGAGTTGTATCAGTCTTCCTCTTACTTTACATTACTCCTCTGCATCCTCTTGGTTTCTTGTTGTTTTGAGGTTCTTTtactgtgctcctcctcctcctcctctttctgatgtCATTCTAATCCTTCATATCCTGTTACCTCTCCtacgttcttccttctcctccatccttctccccttcctgtttCTGAGCTACTTTTCCTCCTACAAgtcttccttcctgctcctcctcctctttcccctgttgtctcttcttctttttctccttaatcTTAATTCGTGTCtttttaatccttctcctccttctattcttgtcTTCCCTGTTTTGGATTTCTTTATTATCCTCTTCTTtatacactctcctcctcctcctccttctctttttatcactatccttctccttctcctctttttatcactctcctcctcctcctccttttcctcctctttttatcacccttcttctcctgctcctctttttatgatatcttctttctcctccttcttctcttttaatggccatctttttcctcctcctcctctttttatgactatcctccttctcctcctccttctcctcatcctcccccttatCACTTCCTTCGGGCGCGGGAGAGGAGGCCGCAGAAGCCGATGCTGTGGAAGGTGAGGTAGAGGATCGCCATGCAGATCAGGTCGAGCGGCAGGTGGGACTCGCTGAAGGTGAAGCGGTGGATCACGGCGTCGCCCTCCTTCAGGCAGGGCACGTTGGGACCCGTCTCGCACgctggggggagaggaaagatagaagagacaggaagggataTTAGCACACACTCCTACATATACACATTCACAATCCCACTAAAAGGTTAAGTGTTCAGCCTGTCTCTCACGATGggggggaagaaaaaatagaaaggaaagggtatTAGTCCACACTCATACACattacacacactcacaaacccACTGAAAGGTCAAATATTTAGCCTGTCTTCTCATgctggggtggagggagggtaagggggtgtagaaaagaaagattatagcacacacacatacacacacacacatacacacacagacccatTAATAAGTCGAATATTCAACCTGAAgtgattatttttgtgtgtggtgTTGAATTTTGGAAAGGGAGCAGGGATAAAAAAGAGATGGTTTTaatacagacacatacacatatatacattcacacactcactcattaaAAGTTCGAATATTCAACTTTAAGTGATGCTAAATTTCTTTGGTGTGATTTTGAAGTCTGAAAGGGGAACAGAGATAAAAATGAGAGGGTATtagtacacacacatatacacatacacgcaCTCATTAAAAAAGTTCAATATTAAACGTAAAGCTATTCAAAGTTTCCCGCTGCTGTTCTGAAATATTATGTGTTTATTTCTCTTATACTTTGTCATGTTTCTTATACTTTTATCACTTTCTAGGATCGAATGCACCCTTGAGTGACGCTTGAAAGGAGGATCGGAGTCGGGCGTGGCGTCGCTCAAACCTTCGGCGACGTGAGTATTGTTTTGTTAGTTGTATGTATTGGTTTATCTACTCGTTTATCTACGTGAAAACAACTTCGATTATGTATTTGTAAGTATGGGGGGTAGACAAGAGGTGGAGGCTGggtataagaacgtaaggagtctgcaagaggccagttggtatatacaaggcagctcctgtaatcctaaccccaccttacctcactatccatgaatttatccaacctcttcttgaatgcaaATGGAGGGATGCACAcactccccttcatccctctcccaccaaactcacgcacacacacactcacacgcacacgtcTACTCACTGATGTTCTTGACGCCCTCCCACTGCAGCGTCGTCAGGGCCTCGTTGCTGTACATGAACCACGATAAATACTTCACCCACCCGATGTACGGCGAGAGGGACCTGtgggagatagaaagatagatagatagatagccaaacagatagatagaaacatgCAAACGAAATTTATGTGCATGCATACGTAGATAGGTAGATcgagagagaaaatgatacatGCTTATCAAATGGGATGAATTCAAATTGTGTCAAATGATCGTTTTCTAAAGCTGCATTATACTGGTAAAGTCTAAGGCATTGATGCGCCATTTTTAAACACTCGCACACGTATAAAAGAAAATTGCCTGAAGGGGATAATCAAGAAATACATCAAGAAAGTAGTACAGTTTATCGATTGTAATTATTGAGAGCTGGAACAAACTCCCGTGATCACGCCTTACGAACACTCATACAATACTGACCCGAGGTTGACCATGAGGCCCCCGGTGATAAGCAGCATCATGAGGAACGGCACCAGCATCACCATGGCGTAGGGCAGAGACTCGAACATGGCCGagaacatggcgcctgtgatagatagatagatagatagatagatagatagagatatatatatatatatatatatatatatatatatatatatatatatatagagagagagagagagagagagagagagagagagagagagagagagagattagtaaaaAAAGTGGTTATATTAACTAAACATCTTTGGTTAAAATAATATCACGTTGTCTTTTAAATAGCGTAATTGTCATGTTTTTACTATCAGTCAATAtatgtgattgtgtgtgtttgtctgtacgtttgtctgtgtgtctgtgtgtctgtgtgtgtgtgtgtgtgtgtgtgtgtgtgtgtgtgtgtgtgtgtgtgtgtgtgtgtgtatgtgtgtgtgtgtgtgtgtgtgtgtgtgtgtgtccgtgtgtgtgtgttcgtctgatggggggagggaggcgcacacacacacacaaagcaactcaccacaggaggaggcggtgttggtggtgaagaTGAGCACCACGATGGTCATGAGGAAGGTGTAGAGGCGCGGCCGCAGCCCCACCAGCCAGTAGCAGATGCACACGAAGATCATGGGGTCGAGGAAGAAGCCGGGCATCTGTGGGCACGCAAGGAGACTGAGGATAGGGGCAGGCAAGGAGACTGAGGTAGGGGCAGACAGGGAGAGAGGCTGAGGATAGGGACAGGCTGGGAGACTTAGGATAGGAACAGATAATAGGCAGGACAAGGTAGAGTGGAGGGATAACGAGGAAGACAGtggaggaatgaaaaatgagagtATACTGCTGAGAGTGGtaggagaaaagataaataaaaggaaggattaGAGAAAGAAGTCAGGCATTTGTAGGCCCAAAGGTAGACTGAGGATCGGGACAGGCTGGGAGGAgacagggtagggtagggcaagAGAAaggtaagtaggaggaggaggaagggaataatgagAGGAGAGTATAAATAGGGTCAGGagaaagggtaagaaaggaaaggggatgtgTAGGTTATAGGGAAAGACGGGGCagagcagaggaaaggaagggaagggagaggtagatgAAAGGGTAGATAAGGATTAGGGTAGGAAAGGATAAGGTAaccgaagggaatggaaggaaaggagaaagtaggtcaagaaaacgggagggaagaggaggaagacaaacagacaaagagacggGATCAGCagacttaaccccccccccccaacacacacacacacacacacacacaccccacacccacatacacacgaTCTTTTTAAACCCCTGACAAAAGATGGAGAGCATGACTGAATACAATGGTGGACAAACTGACAGAACAGGTATTGCACAATgaggaacgaacacacacacacacacacacacacactcactcactcactcccccccccccccccacacacacacacacacacacacgcaccagggCCGCCATCTTCGCTATGTAATATGTGTCACAGCGATAGATTCCGTTTTTGTACTCGCGAAGGAAGAGCGGGAGTTCGAGCGGGAAGACGTTGAGCACCGCGTAGACGGACGGGAAGGTGTTCTCGGTGATGTAGATGAACAGGACTCCCTCGATGTCCTGGATCCCGCGCTGGTTGATCTCCACGCCCGAGTAACACATGCCGATCAGGAGAGCCATGACCTGGGGGGGAAGGTTTGGGTTgaaggtgtgagtgagtgatgtctggctccctcccttcctccttccctccctctctcaataaTCTacgtccttccgtccttcctgttttccaatctatttccttctatccttatcttctttatttatttattcattcattcagtcattcattctgtccttccttctttcctaaccacacccttttatcttccttcttttctttccgttcctcTCTTGCTAACTCATTCaccaaacattcattcattcattcattcattcattcattcattccatcactCACTGAAACAAACACTCACTCGAAAcgcaatacaacacaacactcaCAAACTTCTGCAGGATCCTAATGCCGTGAACTGCCGGATTCCTGTAGGAGTCGATGACGGCGCGCCACCAGAGCCAGTACAGCTGTATCCACCACCCCGGCAGCTTCCTGTTATAAATGGGGGGAaggggcgggtggtggtggtggtggtggtgttagtagggGTGCTctttgggtggggtggggtggggtggggatatAGGGGGAGAGGGGGTCGGTGTGCTCTgactggtggtggcggttgtggttGTGTTAATGTGggttttttcgtgtgtttgtgtttgtgtgtgtgtgtgtgtgtgtgtgtgtgtgtgtgtgtgtgtgtgtgtgtgtgtgtgtgtgtgtgcgtgtgtgtgtaaaatgtgtAAAGTTTAAGGAATCTattacattaacacacacacacacacacacacacacacacacacacacacacacacacacacacacacacacacacacacactcactcactcactcactcacttacggGATGTGCTTCACGATCTGTACAATGGATTCATTctgcgagagaaagaaagagaaagtaaatcaGGTCAGCTTTTTAGTCTTTACGTAACTACTGTAGGTCTGTCATTCCATTCGTGTTTTCCTCAATATCagcattattttctttcatgatatatatagttatctatttatctattttcttttatttagatTAGTTTGTTACCTACTAATGATTCGTTAGTtctgtatttagtttattttgtgtggagtgagtgagtgagtgagtgagtgagtgagtggtggttaATGTGAGGGAGTGACTCGtgtttagtgagtgagtgagtggtggttaATGTGAGGGAGTGACTCGtgtttagtgagtgagtgagtggtggttaATGTGAGGGAGTGACTCGtgtttagtgagtgagtgagtggtggttaATGTGAGGGAGTGACTCGtgtttagtgagtgagtgagtgcatgaaTAGACAAGCTGGGTTATGAATTCGTGAGTAATGAGTGTCTgtctgaatgagtgagtgagtgagtgagtacatATGAGGGAGTGTGAACGAGTTACCAGGTTAGAAAGTCGGGATTAATTAAAAAGCTGAGGTCaggaagcaaaaaagtgaacggATGTAGGAGCAATCGAATTCGCAAACATAAGAAagtgagtaggtgagtgagtgagtgagtgagtacgtATGTGAGAATAGGATCAATTAGTTACCATGGTGAATTAGAAAACTGAGGTTCGTGAGCTGAAAAGTGAACGAATGGGCGAGGAATACAATGAGCAACCAAATAAGGAAGCGAGTagatgagtgagtaagtgagtgaggggGCGTTACTCaccgtgctgctgctgctgttggtgctgctgctggccgCGCAGTTGTACGCTCCATCATATGACTTCTGAAAAGGGGAAATTAACTTGTTTTATTTTAGCATACTCGAACACTGCAATCGCCCATATAATCAAGAACACTATATCGACCAAGGGACcttatgataatttttttttttacagtaaacgaaGCAGCTCaggtgtatataaaaaaaagagaggaaaaagccggctaaacactgcccctataaactATAAAATTGACTGCAACATCCTCATATAACATCTTAACATCcacttcttctacctcttaaattccgccgcaatgttgcctctctttctatcttctatcgatatttccacgctgactgctcttctgaacttgctaactgcatgcctccccccctcccgcggccccgctgcacacgactttctactcatgctcatccctatactgtccaaaccccttatgcaagagttaaccagcatcttcactctttcatccctcacgctggtaaactctggaacaatcttccttcatctgtatttcctcctgcctacgacttgaactctttcaagaggagggtatcaggacacctctcctcccgaaactgacttatctttcggccacctctttctattatttttgggtccagcgagtagcgggcttttttttgttactgtttacttattttgtgcccttgagctatctcaattgctgtaaaaaaaaaaaaaaaaaactgcgctATAGCCTATAGGTACGTAGATGTTGAAGCCTACACTTGAATTATCTTTAGTGTGTATCTTTCGTTGACTTTCACTAATGTTATCGATGCCACATGTACGTTctcgttaaaaaaaaagaattctacCCTTGTTATTCCCTTGATTTTcgtgaattaaagaaagaaaaagaaagaaggaaagaaagaaagaatgaatgaaagaatgagaaagaaagagaaaaagaaagacagaatcgATTACATATACTCACGTTCCTGCTTTGCTATACCCTCAGActcgtcctttcttttttctttctttttttctcattctttcattcattctttctttccttccttctttcttattctgtCTTTTTTAATTCACGAAAGTCAAGAGACAGAATCGATTAAATATACTCACGTTCCTGCTTTGCTATACCCTCAGActcgtcctttcttttttctctttccttttttctcattctttcattcattctttctttccttctttctttcttattctgtcTTTTTTAATTCACGAAAGTCAAGAGACAGAATCGATTAAATATACTCACGTTCCTACTTTGCTATACCCTCAGACTCGCTCTTAAACATACTTCGTTCCTCGCCAATCATCGTCACTTAACTAATACCTACATACTACATACTAATACGTCACTAAtacatactaatactaatactacacaCTAACACATCCCATTTGATATTCGGCAGCTCTTACGGtaatactaaatcagcttccgtTCACAAACTTCGTGTATCGTAAACTAGGATGATATAAAATGtaagggaaataaataataattgtaTACCTGCATGTCCGCGTACTGCTGGAACTTGTTGTCCTGGTGCTGGATGATGAGCTCCACGTCCTTAGCGTAGGGGGAGACGGCGAAGTTGTCACAGATGCGCTTGATCCTCTCGCGTGACCGCAGTTCGTGTCCCGGCTGCACCGCCAACGTGTGGATGTAGAAGTCCGCCGGGTTGAAGGTGGACGGGCACTTGTGGCCTAGCCTATGGAgggacaaggtggaggaggaggacgaggtggaga of Eriocheir sinensis breed Jianghai 21 chromosome 14, ASM2467909v1, whole genome shotgun sequence contains these proteins:
- the LOC126998595 gene encoding protein scarlet-like, with amino-acid sequence MSDIESESGEARRRLRSLARDQFVLTGNPNLLGLPYYTHLDGLAGRDDDNESLLDSAQFLGHYDDSDTGSGSELTRRAPSRYGTWKSVEDGITLTWRDMSVYVPQKKTWYKASGGHKPFKLVLNSVSGAVRPGSLVALMGASGAGKSTLMNALAHRTPGEVMVDGDILVNGHRANRSMNALSGYVHQDDLFVASLTVKEHLTFMARLRMDVRTTANERRGRVHELLKELGLTKVQHSRIGAPGLEKSLSGGERKRLAFATEILTDPPLLFCDEPTTGLDSFNARKLVKMMKEMAARGKTILCTIHQPSTEVFLMFDKLMLLAEGRLAYIGSSNGALEFLDGLGHKCPSTFNPADFYIHTLAVQPGHELRSRERIKRICDNFAVSPYAKDVELIIQHQDNKFQQYADMQKSYDGAYNCAASSSTNSSSSTNESIVQIVKHIPKLPGWWIQLYWLWWRAVIDSYRNPAVHGIRILQKFVMALLIGMCYSGVEINQRGIQDIEGVLFIYITENTFPSVYAVLNVFPLELPLFLREYKNGIYRCDTYYIAKMAALMPGFFLDPMIFVCICYWLVGLRPRLYTFLMTIVVLIFTTNTASSCGAMFSAMFESLPYAMVMLVPFLMMLLITGGLMVNLGSLSPYIGWVKYLSWFMYSNEALTTLQWEGVKNITCETGPNVPCLKEGDAVIHRFTFSESHLPLDLICMAILYLTFHSIGFCGLLSRARRK